The sequence CTGTAAATACCCTTCTCATTACATCATCAAAGCTAAAGATCAAGTTTCCATCAAGTGTTGATCCATTCTGCTAAAGATGTTACTGTACAAATACGATGTTTTTCTTTGAAACCATCCGTTTGGATTTGAATCTTTAAACGAGACTCTTACAAACCCATGGTTAAATATTTTACCTCATCTTACAAGTTGTTTTAGTTCCATTTGGTCTTTCCAGGAAGGGTTTCCTAGGAGCAACTCTTCTGACTTGTGGAGCTGGATTGTTGAGTGCTTTCTCCCCAAATTATGCATATCTGGTGATTCTTCGTTGTTTGGTTGGCTCCGGGCTGGGTGGTGGAAGTGTATTCAGCTCCTGGTTTCTAGAGTTTGTTCCCGCTTCACATAGAGGAAAAAGGATGCTTCTACTCTCATGGTTCTGGGCATTTGGGTCAATTTTTGAGGCTTTTCTTGCATGGGTGTGTACCATTTCCTGaattctgaacaaaaaaagtagctgaaaaaaacttgattttatcaTAAACGCTCATGGTAGCAAGTGTTAAAGGCCATTTTTCCTCATCATTATCTGATATTTTGGTACATTGCTCGGCTAATATTACATTACAGTGTCTGCACAAGCTGGGCAGCATGGGGCATGCTAAAATTGCACAAAACTCATAAGAGAGGACGAGTTCAGATATTAAAGTCATTTATGCTTCACATGTCTTATCACCCGGGGAATTCTTTTCTTcataattaattgtattttctGTAATTCTTGCAGATGGTGATGCCAAGGTTGGGTTGGAGATGGCTACTCGCGGCATCCTGTTTACCAGCATTTGCTCTGCTTCTCTTTTATTCTCATGTACCAGAATCTCCAAGGTATCTATGCATGAAAGGCAGAATAAATGATGCATATAATATTCTGGAGAAAATAGCTCTGCTCAACCAATCACAACTCCCTCCAGGAGAGCTTGTTCCTGATAGTACAATTGGGCTGGATGAAGAATCTGCAACATCAGAATATACCCCTCTCCTCTCCACCACTGAAAAAATGGATTTGGATTTTAGATCAGGATTCCAATCATTTCTTATGCTTTTCTCATCAAAACTAATCCGAACAACACTTCTTCTCTGGGAGTCACTCTTTGGAAATGTATTCTCATATTATGGTATCATATTGCTGACTTCAGAGCTAAGTAGTGGGCAAAGCAGATGTGGCTCAAATCTCTTGAAATCAGAAAATCCTGACAGCCTCTACATAAAtgtatttatttctaatttggCAGGTATTGCATGCCTACTCTCTTCATCTCCATGCAATTAATGTTTGACATTTTGAGAATTGTTCTGCAATGTGATATATCTCCTGTCTCTAACTTTCTTGTACAGTTACCAAATTAAGCAATGCATAATAACATGTTTTCTTATAAATCTATACTATTGTAGAGCTTCCTGGGATTGTTTTGTCAGCAACTATTGTAGATAGAATTGGCCGCAAGCTTACGGTAGCTGTTGCGTTTGTCTTGGCTGGTATCTTCCTTTTACCTCTGGTTTACCATCAGTCTGCAACATTAACGATGTCATTCTTGTTTGGAGCTCGAATGAGTACCAAAGCAGCCCTCTCAGTTGCTACAATATATGGTCTGGAGGTAAGTCCTATAATACTTTGTTCTGGGCATTTTATCCGTAGCAAGATGTTGACTGGGTAAAATGTTCCCGTCATCTCAGTCTTAACTTCCgtgatcatttttcttttgacttttgaCTCCAAAATGCATTTGTAAGAAACCTCTGCACACACATCTGAGGGGCAGGGAGAATTGGTTCTGAATAATTGATTTATACTGGTATCGTTTCCATCTAGTTATATCCGACATCCGTCAGGGCAACTGGTGCTGGAGCTGCATATGCTGCGGGGAAGGTTGGTGGCATGATATGTCCTCTTGTGGCAGTTGGCCTGGTGACTAACTGCCAGATCACAGAAGCCATCATCCTGTTTGAGGTCCTGATGGCTGTTTCAGCAGTCTGTGTCATGTTCATCCCAGTTGATACCAAGGGACAGAAATTGTGCGACAGCATAGATGTATCTGATTCAAAACAGGTTGTCGTTGGGCAGTGAATTCTACCC is a genomic window of Populus alba chromosome 18, ASM523922v2, whole genome shotgun sequence containing:
- the LOC118029052 gene encoding organic cation/carnitine transporter 7 isoform X1, producing the protein MNEPAETSVRMDGENLVYTVDEALASVGFGKFQRPVLVYAGLAFIAEAMEVMILSFVGPAVKSQWDLSSSQESLLSTAVFGGMFIGSFFWGLVSDHHGRRKGFLGATLLTCGAGLLSAFSPNYAYLVILRCLVGSGLGGGSVFSSWFLEFVPASHRGKRMLLLSWFWAFGSIFEAFLAWMVMPRLGWRWLLAASCLPAFALLLFYSHVPESPRYLCMKGRINDAYNILEKIALLNQSQLPPGELVPDSTIGLDEESATSEYTPLLSTTEKMDLDFRSGFQSFLMLFSSKLIRTTLLLWESLFGNVFSYYGIILLTSELSSGQSRCGSNLLKSENPDSLYINVFISNLAELPGIVLSATIVDRIGRKLTVAVAFVLAGIFLLPLVYHQSATLTMSFLFGARMSTKAALSVATIYGLELYPTSVRATGAGAAYAAGKVGGMICPLVAVGLVTNCQITEAIILFEVLMAVSAVCVMFIPVDTKGQKLCDSIDVSDSKQVVVGQ
- the LOC118029052 gene encoding organic cation/carnitine transporter 7 isoform X3 yields the protein MNEPAETSVRMDGENLVYTVDEALASVGFGKFQRPVLVYAGLAFIAEAMEVMILSFVGPAVKSQWDLSSSQESLLSTAVFGGMFIGSFFWGLVSDHHGRRKGFLGATLLTCGAGLLSAFSPNYAYLVILRCLVGSGLGGGSVFSSWFLEFVPASHRGKRMLLLSWFWAFGSIFEAFLAWMVMPRLGWRWLLAASCLPAFALLLFYSHVPESPRYLCMKGRINDAYNILEKIALLNQSQLPPGELVPDSTIGLDEESATSEYTPLLSTTEKMDLDFRSGFQSFLMLFSSKLIRTTLLLWESLFGNVFSYYGIILLTSELSSGQSRCGSNLLKSENPDSLYINVFISNLAELPGIVLSATIVDRIGRKLTVAVAFVLAGIFLLPLVYHQSATLTMSFLFGARMSTKAALSVATIYGLEGNWCWSCICCGEGWWHDMSSCGSWPGD
- the LOC118029052 gene encoding organic cation/carnitine transporter 7 isoform X2, encoding MEVMILSFVGPAVKSQWDLSSSQESLLSTAVFGGMFIGSFFWGLVSDHHGRRKGFLGATLLTCGAGLLSAFSPNYAYLVILRCLVGSGLGGGSVFSSWFLEFVPASHRGKRMLLLSWFWAFGSIFEAFLAWMVMPRLGWRWLLAASCLPAFALLLFYSHVPESPRYLCMKGRINDAYNILEKIALLNQSQLPPGELVPDSTIGLDEESATSEYTPLLSTTEKMDLDFRSGFQSFLMLFSSKLIRTTLLLWESLFGNVFSYYGIILLTSELSSGQSRCGSNLLKSENPDSLYINVFISNLAELPGIVLSATIVDRIGRKLTVAVAFVLAGIFLLPLVYHQSATLTMSFLFGARMSTKAALSVATIYGLELYPTSVRATGAGAAYAAGKVGGMICPLVAVGLVTNCQITEAIILFEVLMAVSAVCVMFIPVDTKGQKLCDSIDVSDSKQVVVGQ